From the genome of Stegostoma tigrinum isolate sSteTig4 chromosome 32, sSteTig4.hap1, whole genome shotgun sequence, one region includes:
- the LOC125466836 gene encoding uncharacterized protein C4orf54-like translates to MFQVEKKEFSEHFARGPRVSVANTCGDFMSDSSSLVSDLDETDYEVGRLTALAFRSLACPATSYMELFESGGSIDLSLALSGDSSGTTQWSTPGEPGSRPASEQPGPGATPQLCSGPFECVEVAVGSREDSSGGRGEARTVPKREIQFKKRERSELSVFRASEASACPEQRKTMSREEEGRATFLHRAEPQEESFKKAKFASSHISNVISKKMQFEQELKMERGAIQDPFSSVPSTPSSAHVKEFELPLPGFTQEGEHSEVELGRSWEFSTELLGGTRSAALQESCPDTVSPHPSGFRSWKESCTEDKKAAKPGKAGFPNDSQPEKATAHNSQEERYVEHIPRLTKQASYSKDSQPSVLEDKPSYKQWGNKIDTRNPSRSNIMPQPPKVTPALPTAHEKQMDPYGTVEQLAPNIGSHSKIIPLDPKYQTLPASFKFETDDCRIVDPQFDRGDSTAQRAKGPIHQVRDVRKLVKNTYGALSFHASDAKPSGFFHPDGSQLPAEPDQTNVPVGSIPTLPMNIQCKSVNWKGNREMSYSSSVDKKYWTYAGSTDTSRLYASDIKLLLPSDIKKSKTDTPKKAENENQICKTVGKAEGAEAIQPADSKNIKKKNKIDKPQSSSASSKEATRVSPVRDSCKRDTEEKKNRSLVRRLSTSEDRNLMPDMDKVKKCWSTSVENQCPDSSLLNSCSKVNKVETVGEKSKKASAQSIPKQDNTVLSNNVGIEKDDPVKLHSQLKPAGTVTSLKVDLSLTHGRSDSKKEAQDKPENQNKHQKITISKNNFTKTLAEKDEPLNQNKHLKISTSNSVSSNILKGKDTSEKKVDSRLDQQKTLRKMSSSKNDSTQELTMKGEFYKEGQFRKLGSKNDNSENVVLKVEEIKGNEGRGREGQVKVERQSKHFGKSTASSEDILSPIGNDDDVRKCQTGLEKKSVVMSGSLSQIVDNSKIPERSEPRNETNIGWQKEKRFSCNSTLNSEVIKSPPGKYETVKDIQIRLENQSKKLGSSNEEKSLSGKTKANNESQCVLENQKTCQDYCTQSSESIKPSICKTETKTESLTESQKQVKKGRAEQASEKAGMKMLKESQPIKDSYVLSLILEEENRNNLESADAKMKNKQSLSVKHQFLNDAGAQASISSSVNSTDRQTVSSVKPTDHHQTVTSSVKTPTHKLENHSDSRGLSAFTAEIPVSTPKAVCQQTHLQTHSSSTEFNVKTLPAVRLTSQDMNKLSSSAGETQSTGGAVTQEQASLSLDSLNYLAIPLKEQKAQVPSVGLTAVSPRSATFKANPPSAIPYFQHQHSVEAMDPQRQEKQTMSHQVPQDAQSPGAQLKNPSYSSVNQTQPPFSPGARASNLAETVCEVPQTSQDVDNSPMPCFQYPQTQRKMLVDPETGKYYFVDAPVQPPRKMLLDPETGQYVEVMMPQHPYGGVYQVPFPPYLINPGVMSPSYLPNMPYPGLFVGPPISSQRPLEMQGQVLSQPNIPQDKTDSQQHKQYVQRSFSADSANVENLYCIPTGMPLYPNPGHPGLQPVPLQAKSCAEIRDSKTTGIWSMQQIYGVSNLLPHGRPSSFMVE, encoded by the coding sequence ATGTTTCAGGTGGAGAAGAAAGAGTTTTCAGAGCATTTCGCCAGGGGCCCGCGTGTGAGCGTCGCGAACACTTGTGGAGATTTCATGAGCGATAGCTCCAGCctggtgagtgacttggacgAGACGGACTATGAGGTTGGCCGCCTGACGGCGTTAGCCTTCCGGAGCCTGGCGTGTCCCGCCACCAGCTACATGGAGCTCTTCGAGTCCGGGGGCTCCATCGATCTGTCCCTGGCGCTGTCCGGGGACAGCAGCGGCACCACGCAGTGGTCCACCCCGGGCGAGCCGGGCTCGAGGCCGGCCAGTGAGCAGCCTGGTCCCGGAGCAACCCCCCAGCTCTGCAGCGGCCCCTTCGAGTGTGTGGAGGTGGCTGTGGGAAGCCGGGAGGATAGCtccggggggcggggggaagccCGCACTGTCCCCAAGAGGGAGATCCAGTTCAAGAAGAGGGAGAGGAGTGAGCTGAGCGTTTTCCGGGCCAGCGAGGCCAGTGCCTGCCCAGAGCAGAGAAAGACCATGTCCCGGGAAGAGGAGGGGAGGGCCACTTTCCTGCACAGAGCTGAGCCCCAGGAAGAAAGCTTCAAAAAGGCCAAGTTTGCCTCCTCCCACATCTCCAATGTCATCTCCAAGAAGATGCAGTTTGAGCAAGAGCTCAAAATGGAGCGGGGGGCCATCCAGGATCCTTTCTCGTCTGTGCCTTCCACCCCGTCCTCAGCGCATGTCAAGGAGTTTGAGTTGCCCCTGCCAGGGTTCACTCAGGAGGGCGAGCACTCAGAGGTGGAGCTTGGCAGAAGCTGGGAGTTCAGCACCGAGCTGCTGGGAGGCACCAGGAGTGCGGCGCTGCAGGAGAGCTGCCCTGATACTGTCTCTCCACACCCCAGCGGCTTCAGGAGCTGGAAGGAGAGCTGTACCGAGGATAAGAAAGCAGCGAAGCCAGGGAAAGCAGGATTCCCCAATGATTCACAACCAGAAAAGGCCACTGCACACAACAGCCAGGAGGAGAGATATGTCGAGCATATCCCACGGTTAACCAAACAGGCCAGCTACTCCAAGGACAGCCAGCCCAGTGTTCTTGAAGACAAGCCCAGCTATAAACAATGGGGTAATAAAATAGACACTAGAAACCCATCCAGGAGCAACATAATGCCACAACCACCCAAGGTGACACCTGCTCTTCCAACCGCACATGAGAAGCAAATGGACCCATATGGAACAGTCGAACAGCTTGCTCCAAACATAGGCTCCCACAGCAAGATCATCCCTCTTGACCCTAAATATCAGACTCTGCCTGCTTCATTTAAATTTGAGACAGACGATTGTAGAATCGTTGACCCCCAGTTTGACCGAGGTGATTCGACAGCACAGAGAGCAAAAGGACCCATCCATCAGGTTCGAGATGTGCGCAAACTGGTCAAGAATACCTACGGGGCATTAAGTTTCCATGCCTCTGATGCCAAACCTTCTGGGTTTTTTCATCCTGATGGTTCACAGCTACCTGCAGAGCCTGATCAAACCAATGTACCGGTGGGCAGCATCCCAACATTGCCTATGAACATCCAATGCAAATCCGTAAATTGGAAAGGCAACAGAGAAATGTCTTATAGTTCATCGGTAGACAAGAAATATTGGACCTACGCAGGCAGTACAGACACTTCCAGGTTATATGCATCTGATATCAAGCTGCTACTTCCATCTgatataaagaaaagcaagacaGATACTCCTAAAAAAGCAGAGAATGAAAATCAGATTTGCAAAACTGTTGGGAAAGCAGAGGGTGCAGAGGCAATTCAGCCTGCAGATTCAAAGAACatcaagaagaaaaacaaaattgacaaaccacagagctcATCTGCTTCAAGTAAGGAAGCTACCAGGGTTTCTCCTGTAAGAGATAGCTGTAAAAGAGAtacagaagagaaaaaaaatcgaAGTTTGGTGAGGAGGCTTTCAACTAGTGAAGATCGTAATTTGATGCCTGacatggacaaggtcaaaaagtGTTGGTCAACTAGTGTGGAAAACCAGTGCCCAGATTCATCACTGTTGAATTCGTGTTCGAAAGTTAATAAAGTTGAGACTGTTGGAGAAAAATCAAAGAAAGCTTCAGCACAATCCATTCCGAAACAAGACAATACTGTGCTCAGCAATAATGTTGGTATCGAAAAAGATGACCCAGTGAAACTGCACAGCCAATTAAAACCTGCTGGAACTGTCACTTCACTCAAAGTGGATTTGAGTTTGACACATGGGAGAAGTGATTCAAAAAAAGAAGCTCAAGACAAACCAGAAAATCAAAATAAACACCAGAAGATTACGATTTCAAAAAATAACTTTACCAAAACATTGGCTGAGAAGGATGAGCCATTAAACCAgaacaaacatttaaaaatttcaaCTTCCAATTCAGTCAGTTCaaatattttgaaaggaaaagaTACATCAGAGAAAAAGGTTGACTCAAGATTAGATCAGCAGAAGACACTTCGAAAGATGTCTTCGTCAAAAAATGACAGCACTCAAGAATTAACCATGAAGGGGGAATTTTACAAAGAAGGTCAGTTCAGAAAGTTGGGAAGTAAGAATGACAATTCTGAAAATGTGGTTTTAAAGGTTGAAGAAATTAAAGGAAATGAGGGACGTGGAAGAGAAGGTCAAGTCAAGGTGGAACGGCAGAGTAAACACTTTGGAAAATCTACTGCCAGTAGTGAGGATATACTGTCGCCAATTGGGAATGATGATGATGTAAGAAAATGTCAGACTGGATTGGAAAAGAAGTCTGTAGTGATGAGTGGCTCCCTCTCACAAATTGTAGACAACTCAAAAATACCTGAGAGAAGTGAGCCTAGAAATGAGACAAACATTGGATGGCAAAAGGAAAAGAGATTCTCATGTAATTCCACCTTAAACAGTGAAGTCATCAAATCACCACCTGGGAAATATGAAACTGTCAAAGATATCCAAATTCGATTAGAGAATCAGAGTAAGAAACTGGGAAGCTCAAATGAAGAAAAGTCACTGTCTGGGAAAACCAAAGCCAATAATGAGAGCCAGTGTGTTCTGGAAAATCAAAAAACCTGTCAGGATTATTGCACCCAGTCTAGTGAAAGCATTAAGCCATCCATTTGCAAGACTGAGACTAAGACAGAGAGTCTGACTGAATCTCAGAAACAAGTTAAAAAGGGGAGAGCTGAACAAGCTTCAGAGAAAGCAGGCATGAAAATGCTAAAGGAATCACAGCCAATCAAAGATAGTTATGTTTTGTCACTGATTTTAGAAGAAGAAAACAGGAATAACTTGGAGTCTGCCGATgccaaaatgaaaaacaaacaatCGTTATCTGTGAAGCATCAATTCCTAAATGATGCTGGTGCACAAGCTTCTATTTCCTCTTCAGTTAACAGCACAGATAGACAAACCGTATCCTCTGTGAAACCCACAGATCACCACCAAACAGTAACAAGTTCAGTGAAGACACCAACTCACAAACTGGAAAATCATAGTGACTCAAGAGGTTTGTCAGCTTTCACCGCTGAAATCCCTGTATCAACACCCAAAGCAGTGTGTCAGCAGACACATTTGCAGACCCACTCAAGTTCAACAGAGTTTAATGTGAAGACACTCCCTGCTGTCAGGCTGACCAGCCAGGATATGAACAAGCTGAGTTCCTCTGCAGGTGAAACACAGTCCACAGGTGGAGCAGTCACTCAGGAACAAGCATCCCTTTCCCTCGATAGCTTAAACTATCTTGCCATTCCTCTGAAAGAGCAGAAGGCACAGGTTCCCAGCGTGGGACTAACAGCTGTTTCTCCTCGATCTGCCACCTTCAAAGCAAATCCACCATCGGCGATCCCCTACTTCCAGCATCAGCATAGTGTAGAGGCAATGGATCCTCAAAGGCAAGAGAAACAGACAATGTCTCATCAGGTTCCCCAGGATGCACAGTCCCCTGGTGCTCAGCTGAAAAATCCATCTTACTCTTCCGTAAACCAAACCCAGCCTCCATTCTCTCCAGGTGCGAGGGCGTCAAACCTAGCGGAGACAGTTTGTGAAGTTCCACAAACTTCTCAAGACGTAGACAACTCTCCCATGCCTTGTTTTCAGTACCCTCAAACTCAGAGAAAAATGCTTGTGGATCCAGAAACTGGAAAATATTACTTTGTGGATGCTCCAGTTCAACCTCCTCGTAAAATGCTGTTGGACCCGGAAACAGGGCAGTACGTGGAAGTCATGATGCCTCAGCATCCCTACGGTGGAGTATACCAAGTGCCTTTCCCTCCTTACCTTATAAATCCAGGAGTTATGAGCCCATCTTATTTACCAAATATGCCATACCCTGGGTTGTTTGTTGGACCTCCTATATCTTCTCAAAGGCCTCTGGAAATGCAAGGCCAAGTACTGTCCCAGCCAAATATCCCACAAGATAAAACAGATTCGCAGCAACATAAACAGTACGTCCAGAGGAGTTTCTCTGCTGATTCGGCAAACGTGGAGAACTTGTATTGTATACCAACAGGTATGCCATTATATCCCAATCCAGGCCATCCTGGTCTGCAGCCAGTACCCTTGCAAGCTAAATCTTGTGCTGAAATTAGAGACAGCAAAACTACAGGCATTTGGTCAATGCAACAAATTTATGGAGTCAGCAACCTGCTCCCCCATGGAAGGCCAAGTAGTTTTATGGTGGAGTAA